aactCTAAATATTAAGTATTATCTTTAACTTTATGGTCGAGTTAACtacatattataatatataattagaGCATGTAAATTAAGGGTGTCCCATCAATTACATAATATTGATAGATGCGCAATAATATAGTAATTAACAAATAAAGATAGAGGGCCACAAGTACATGTGAGGGATTTGTGTTGGTAATTGGGAAATAATAATTATTGCAATTTGTGAAGTTGACATATATAGTTGGCATAAGGTAAATTTTTGAACCCACAAACTCTTGTCGGCTTCACGTACTATACTATTTATCATCTTCTCTTTGTTTTTTGTTGGCCAAAAGAAAATATGTTGTTTGTTATCCTTGCTTTATTGTATATCATTTATTTCTATATCCTATTATATAGTCATGACAACGACTTGAAATAGAATAATAGTATACAATGTAGCTTTCAAAGCCATCGTGGCTTTTTAATTGGCCATTTTCTTAGCATATTTGAGCTCAGACTCCCCCGGAGAGTCTATCTATCTAGGTGGGTTTTTGCTCCATTAATAAGCCATATATTATCAATGGACATAACCCTCTTCGCTAATATTAGTCCGAAACATCAACAAAGTCATGAGTACTATTTCAACTCAAACACATTATGCACCCACAACAAGCACCATGATCAACACATCATCATCGGCACCAACAATGATCAGACGGTCTTACTAGACACTATTATGCAAGCCACCACCACTACAAGTAACCATCTTCTGCTGCCACCGCCACTGCCGCCACCGTCAGCCTCAACAAGCCTTTCTTCGGATTCGGCGTTAGGGGCAGGCGCCGAGCCATGGCCTCCGGCTACAGCCGACAATTGGGCTCCAAGACTTCTCAAGGAGTGTGCAAAAGCAATCTCTGATAAGGATTCGACCAAAATCCACAACCTTCTTTGGATGCTGAACGAGTTGGCTTCCCCTTATGGCGACTGTGATCAGAAATTGGGGTCTTACTTCTTGCAAGCTCTCTTCTACAAATCCACAAACTCCGGCCTCCACTGCTACAAGAAATTGACGTCAGTGGCGGACAAGATGCGTTCTTTTGACTGTGCTAGAAAGTTAATTCTCAAGTTTCAAGAGGTGAGCCCATGGACCACCTTCGGACACGTGGCGTCCAATGGAGCAATCTTAGAGGCCTTAGATGGAGAAGCCAAGCTTCACATAATCGACATAAGCAACACGCTTTGCACTCAATGGCCTACTCTCCTCGAAGCCTTGGCAACCCGAAACAATGAGACGCCGAAGCTGAAGCTCACAGTGGTGGTCACGGCGGCCGCCGCAGTAGCTACTGACGACGGTGGTGGGTTATCAGTGATGAAAGAGATCAGGCAGAGAATGGAGAAATTCGCGAGGCTTATGGGAGTTCCTTTCGAATTCAACGTCATATCTGAGCTAGGCCGGTTAGGGGAGCTGACGAGAGAAAGACTAGGAATTGAAGACGACGAGGCGGTGGCCGTGAACTGCGTGGGAACGCTAAGGAGAGCAGAGGTGGAGGATAGGGAGGCAGCGATGAGAGCTTTTCGATCACTGAAGCCACGAATCGTGACAGTTGTGGAAGAAGAAGCAGATTTCACAACCACGAGAGACGACTTCGTTGGTTGCTTCGAAGAGTGCCTTAGATTCTACACTCTCTACTTTGAGATGCTCGAAGAAAGCTTTGCTGTGACGAGCAACGAGAAGCTGATGTTGGAGAGAGAGTGCTCAAGAGGCATCATTAGGGTTTTGGCATGTGATGATGATCAAGATCAATTAGATCATCATGATCAAGATATGGATGATCCAAAAGAACAAGATgaccaaaacaataaaaataataatagtaaggATAGTAATAACAACAACATTAAGAATGGTATGAGAAGGAGCACTACTGCTACTACATGGGATTGTAGCGAAAGGAGAGAGAAGGGAAAGCAATGGAGTGAGAGGCTGAAACGGGGGTCATTTTGGCCTGTTGGGTACAGCAACGACGTTTTGGACGATGTTAAGGCTTTGTTGAAGAGATACCGGCCATCTGGGTGGGGACTTGTTCATCCACCTCAAGCCATAGGAGGAGAAGGAGGCCATCAACGACAACAAGAACGACAATTACTAGTGTATGATGAATCCTCCTCTACTTCTGGAATTTACTTAAAATGGAAAGAAGAGCCAGTGATTTGGGCTTCAGCATGGAAACCATAATTGGTCGGTGATGATGATCATCTTAGGGACGTTGATGTCCCAACAAAAACCAAACTGTAGAATAATAAATATTAGACTATCCATTTTGATATATAGCAAGATATAGCTAGGTTTTAGTAATTGATCATGATGATGGTCATATTATAAGATTACTACCTAGCTAGGCTAGCTATATAGCTATAAATAAATTTATGCCTCGTAGTCGTTATAATAGCGATTTCCATATGATCGATCCttgttatatacatatatatatattgctctCTTATTAATCTATGACTACTTAAATCATATCAATATAAGATCACTTATCTTTGATTGACGACTGAGGCATGTATAATATTTGAGATTCCTCGATCGGCTCTTATTATAAACAaaattcccctaaaatttgagGACGGAGTGCGAGTGTGTTATAGATTTAAGTAAGCTGAGTCTTGCTTATATATGCTAATTTCCCTAAAGTTAGCGAACAATGGTAATTTCCATGCAGAAATTTAAGTTTATTTCAGAGATTAAAGGGCAAGGTTGCCGAATTGAAACATATATATAAAGAAGTATcatcaaaagaagaagaaaacataTGGGAAAAGTTGAAAGTAGACTAATGAGTGGAACTATGCAAATAAATTGACATAAAGAAAGGGAAGAGGACCCCAAAAAAAGAGGATAATTCTCCCCTTTGGTGGCAAACATAGAAGCCCACCAACTAGATCCCATGTTTGCTTTATTGTCTTTTGATTTAAACagcatatttttctttatatatagcTTACCTTTTATTCTCTTGGCCTTGGCTTTAGCCCTACATAAGATAGTGGAAGCCATTCAACTTCCTCTCTCTCGTATTTAGTGTGTAATTATTTGTCCATCATTTCCTCTTTGGTTGCAAATAGACAAGTGGTTTTAATTCGTTTTGGCAGTGAATGGGGAATCTTAATTTTGCTTTCTTTCTCTTGTTTCTTATAAACATACACATGAACGCCCACACTTATATGGGCATTTTGTGTTTGTATCTTTGCTCATAATTGAAAAATCTATAGCTTTTTTCCATTTTGTCTGATACATCAAAATTATATGCAAccctttaaatatattttcttgagGCATGTATGGCCGATTTAAAAGTCCTTATagctattatttaaaaaaaaaaaaaagtccttaTAGATAGCTACCTGCCAAAACTAGATGAGGATGATtgtgtatttatatataaatttatatatatatatatctattttttgtGTAGAAAGTCCACAGAGAAAATCGATCTGAAAGATAATGTTCTATATAGCTTTCAATTAAATTGCATGCATATTGGAAGCACCCGGAGAGTACACACTAACTCTACAGTTAGTGATGATCAATGGCTGGAAAATTTTTATTCATGGCAAAAGCTACAACTATAAACAAGAAAGGTCATAATATTTTTAAGGTAATTGTTAGAATGTGGAAAGTGATGCATGGTAAGAAGTAtgaggttccatctcaaaaccaattggtgatgagtggagtaactcatACTCTTATAAATGGTATGATGATCCCACATACTTTCCATGTGGGATTCTATTCTCTAACAtcccccctcaagatggtggctaTTTTTGCTCACCAATCTTGGACGGTTTGATCGCAAGTGGCTCGTTGGCTCTTTTGGCTCTTTTTGGCTCACTATCCCCGAATCACAAAGGGCTCTTTTGGCTCTCTTTTTTGGACCGGTTTTGGATTTGGATCGGACATACTCGTTAGAGTTTTCTTTGACTCTGATACCATGTTAGAATGTGGAAAGTGATGCATGGTAAGAAGTAtgaggttccatctcaaaaccaattggtgatgagtggagtaactcatACTCTTATAAATGGTATGATGATCCCACATACTTTCCATGTGGGATTCTATTCTCTAACAGTAATAATCATGAAAAACTGCAACTGTTGGGCCCTGTTTAACTAAACTTATTGTAATCTATTTTTGTTTttagaattataaaaaaaaaataaacacttTTGAAagtattttgagaaaaaaaaattaaatcaaaagatCTTTTCGGAGAAGTTAGGATCCATTTAACTTTCCCCAAAAGACCTTTTTTGATAAGCTACTTTTAAATTAGAAtagtttttgtaattttttttttttttaagaaggaTTATAAATTCCACAAAATCCCACTTACAGGCTCGGCAACTCTGCTTCAATAAGAGCAAATGCACAAGCAGGCCAAGATCCCAGCCAAAAATGATTAACAAAATTGATACAAACAAACATAGAAATTACATGAGCAATCCTATTGCACTCTCTTAAAGAATGAAAACAAAATTGCAGCTAAGAATCCAGCCGACTCTTTAATAGCCTCCACTATCAAAAACCAATCAGTAAAAAGCTCAAAAGAATTCATATTAATCTCCTTTATCAGTGATGCACAATCGAAGGTTGTCTGAAACTGATTTAGCTGCAATTTTTCAGCCAACTCCAACCCCATTTTTATAGCCAGCCATTCCACCATTAACACTGAAAATAAACCAGGCTTATAGGCAGCTTGAGAAGTCACTACTTGCCCCAACTCGTTTCTGGCTATGACTCCTAAACCACAACCGGTAGAAATTTTCCCGATAGAAGCATCACAATTGATTAGAATGGTACCTGGAGGAGGAGGCTGCCATTTAGCTTTGTCTCGCTGCTGGGAGGAATTATATCTAGCATTCTTATCCTTTTTTAGAGGTAAGGCCCCTTCTATGAGGTCAGACGCCTTAGGAACAAACTGTTGATGTAAAGCCTTGTTCCACCTATTCCACATTGCCCAAGAAAGAACAAaaaaactcagaaattcagtAGTGGAACACTTCGAATGCATCTGAAGCACCACATCAAAAGGGTCAGTACTCAAATCAGGAAAAACATGAACCAGATTGCTAACTTTCCAAATTGACTTTAGATCTGTACAACCTCAGAGAGCATGTTGAATATCTTCCTTTTTGGATTTACATCTACAGCAATAACGCGatatttccaaacctcttttaTGTTGGATGCCACAACACATGAAAACGTAATTACTTTATTGATACAAAAGTAATTACACCAAGGCTTGATTACAATTCTTGACCACACACACTAAACACTCTAGCTTACACTCTTTGGAATACTTTTAGATGTACTTTGTGTACTCACTCTTTGACACCCTTCCAAGGGACCTAAGGTCCCTATTTATACTACTCAATTTTAATATGCTAGAGAACTCTAGAAACTACTTGATAGTGGGCTTGGCCCAAAAACTAGAAAAATCTAGCAAATCACATTTCTTCTAAACACTACAAACTTCTAGAATGTTCTATGACTTTTATGAAACTTGATTATATAATTCTAGATAATACCATAGTATTAGTAATGATAGAAATTTCTAGAACAGTCTAGAAGCTTAGAGGTGGTGGTGACTTTTCAATACTCCCCCTCAACACCGACTCTTCATATTGAGATGTTCTCTGAGCTTTTGAAATCTTGTTGTGTTGAGTCCTTTAGTAAATTATTCTGCTATCTGGTCTTCACTCTTTATTTGGTGCATCTCTAACTCTTCTCGTAGAACTCTCTCTGAGAAAATGGTAATGCACCTCCACATGTTTTGTTCGAGCATGAAACACAGGATTTTCTGCTAGACGAATAGCAGACTGATTATCACAATGAAGTGGCACTGCATAGTCTGTAAATTGATGTAGATCCTTCATTAGTTGCATCAACCATGTACTTTCCTGAGCTTCCATTGCTGCTGCTCTATATTCTGCTTCAGTGGTTGACAAGGACACTGTTGGTTGCCTTTTGCTACACCAAGATACGACTCCAGATCCAAGCATGAATACATATCCAGTTGTTGAGCGACGAGTATCGTGATCTCCAGCATAATCAGCATCGCAATATCCAACTATCTTAATCTCGTCACCTTTCTTATATAAGAGGCCGTAGTTAATGGTACCTTTGACATACCTTAGCATTCGTCGCACTGCTTCCAAATGAGGCTTCTTCGGTTGTTGGATATATCGACTTGCTACTCCAACTGCATATGAAATATCTGGTCTAGTTAACGTAAGGTAGATTAAACTACCTACAAGTTGCCGATACATTGCTCCATCTTGCAAGTCCTTCCCTTCATGAGTACATAACTTGGCATTAGCTTCCATAGGTGTTGAGATGGGCTTGCATTCGAGCATTCCAAAATTTTGCAACAATTCTTTAGCATACTTTTGCTGACAGAGAAATAAACCTTCCTTAGTTCGGTCGACTTCTAATCCAAGAAAGTGTTTCAATTCTCTAAGCTCCTTCATTTGAAAGCGAACTGACAAGTTCTCTTTTGTTTGATGaatctcttcttcatcatcaccaATAATGATgagatcatcaacatatactaGGACAACTATGATCTTTGCTTCCCTTACTTTGACGAATAAACTTGAATCTGCATGCGCCATGGTATAACCGCTCTTTACTAAGAACTCAGTAATCTTGCCATACCATGCTCGTGGAGCTTGCTTCAATCCATAGAGCGCCTTTTTCAGTTTGCAGACATAGTCTGGATGAGCTTTATCTTCGAATCCTTTTGGTTGGACCATGTATATTTCTCGATCTAATTCTCCATGTAGAAAGGGGTTCTTTACATCCATCTGCCATAGCCTCCAGTCTTTACTAGCTGCAAGTGCTAGTAGAACTTGTACCTTTGTAATCTTAGCGACTAGGCTAAATGTATCGTCATAATCTAGCCCATATTTTTGAGAGAATCCTCGAGCTACTAACCGAGCCTTGTATCTTTCAATTGAACCGTCAGGACGAGCTTTTACCTTATAGACCCATTTGCACGAAATGGGTTTTGCTTCCTTCAGCTTTGGCACCAGCTCCCAAGTCTGATTCTTCTCTAAAGCAGTTATCTCGTCTTTCATTGCTTCAAGCCACTTAGAGTTCTGGTATGCTTCTTCATATGACTCTGACTCTCTTAACTTCTCTTCTTCAACTACAGCATCATTGGCGAATTTAGGATTTGGCTTCCGCACTCTTGTTGATCTCCGAAGTTCTGGTTAGCCATTATTTGCATCATCTTCTGATCTTTGATGCACTCCTGTTTGCCATGGACTCTATGTTGTGTCTTCGTTGTCTTCTTCACTTTGTTCTTCTTCATCTGTTTCTGGAGTTGAAGGTAACTCAACAATTTTCTCCCCCATCTTCTTTTGCAAATTGTCTTCTATTTCCTTAGAATCTGGTAACTCTTCCTTTTGCAGTGACCACCATGAAGAAGCTTCATCAAACACCACATTTCTCGACGTATAGCATTTTCCTATTGTTGGGTCGCAACATTTCCACCCTTTTCTTTGGCTGTCGTATCCAATGAAGATACACCGTATTGCCTTCTTATCAAATTTGCTATGTAGATGACTTGGCACAAACACGTAGCACACACAGCCAAACACTCGAAAGTGACTTAATGTAGGTTTATAGCCCCACAATTTCTCAAAGGGTGAGACAAACCCTAACTTTGCTTGAGGAAGTCTATTGATCACATGAGCTGTTGTTCTCATACCTTCTACCCAAAATCTTCTTGGAACATTCTTTGAATGTAGCATGCTTTGACATGTCTCTGCAAGATGGCGATTCTTCCTCTCTGCTACTCCATTCTGTTGTGGCGTATTTGCACATGTGAATTGATGGCGTATGCGGCATTCTCAAAGATACTCAGAAAATTCATTTGAGGTATATTCGCCACCGTTGTCTGTTCGGAGGCATTGGATTTTCTTGCCGACTTCTCCTTCCACTATTTCTTTGAattctttaaattttgaaaaagtttcagatttttctttcataaaGAAAATCCACACATACCTTGAGGAGTATTCAATGAATGTAACCATGTACCGCATGTCGCTGATTGATGATTGTTTGACTCGCCCGAATACATCAGAATGAATTGGCTCCAATGGTGCTTTGGCTTTGAACTTTGAATCTTCATACGGTAATTGATGCGCCTTACCGTATTGGCAGCCGGCACATATGGTCTCTGTTCTGACCCGAGTTGAGGAAGACCCTTCAGCATAGACTTCTTCATCATTACCTTGAGTTTGTGATAGCTGACATGTCCTAGCCTTGCATGCCATAAATTTGTTGTTTCATTCTTTCGAGTCTTGTCTACATAAGCCGATTCTGCGGACATTATATACACAGACTCTAAACGTTGTCCTCTCATCATCGGTGTTCCAGAGAATTCAAGATCTTGGTAGATCTTGACATCTTGAGGACCGAATACGACATGGAGGCCCGACGCCGTAAGTTGCACTACTGACAATAAATTTTTCTTCATCCCAGGTACATGGTAGACATCCTGGAGAGAAACTTCTTTTGAACTGAATCTCGGCGTGATTGTTGTTTTACCGATGTGAGCAATCATTAATCTTGAGTTGTTGACTGTTACCACTACACGACCACCTTTATATTCTGCTATGTTCTGCAGCTTCTCTTCGTCTCCTGTCATATGATTTGAACAGCCAGAGTCGACTATCCAATCATTATTGTAGTCGATCTTTCTTGGAACAGTAGCTGCTAGAGCTAATTCTTCTTCCTCCACAGCAAAAGATGCTTCTGCATCCCATTCTTCATCGCTTGTCTTTTCTGCATTTGACGTGGTTGCATTACCTTCTGCAGTTTTCTTGTTGAACCAGCAACTTTTAGCCATGTGGCCATACTTTCCACAGTTGTAGCATTTCCCATCaaatttattattattctttGACTGGCCACGCCAGTTGTCTTTCTTTTGAGCTCCCCCTGTTTGGGAGCTTCCATGATGACTATCCTTGTcatcatttttcttaaaatttttgcTAGCATTTGGTCGAGATCGACCTTTCTTATCACCACTAAAGAGTGCTTCTTCGTCACTCTTTAATGAGATTCCAGATGTTTGCTTAGCTAACGCTTCTTGGTCAGCTAGCAAGTTTTCCAATTCCACAAGAGAAGGTTGGGTTGGCCAACCTTGTATTGCAGCAATAAAAGTTCTAAATTATGGCCTTAATCCATGAATAATAATTCTTCTAATTCTAGCGTCTGGCATGCCAGCAGCAGAGTCTGATGCAGAGATTTCGCGACAAAGGGATTTTACCTTGGTGAAGTATTGGTTGATCGCCATGTCGCATTGCCTGATTAAGAGAAGCTCATTCTCCAAAAGCTGCAATCTCGTATCATTCTTCTTGGTGAACAGTAATGCGAAAGTATCCAACGCTTCCTTCGGTGTCTTCGCCAGCCTGGTGTGCTCCAACATTTCATCTTCAACTGTGGTATGAATCGCAAACATGGCTTTGCTCGCTTTAATCTTCCATTTCTTCAAAACGATTGCATCCTCCGGTTGTGTGACTTCATTGCCACCAACGATCTCCCACAAGTCTTGGCCTTGGAGATATGCCTCCATGTGCATCGACCACGTGTTGTAATTTTGGTTGTTAAGTTTCTTAATTCAGCCGACCACTTGAAGGTTACCCATCGTGCAAACTCTGTAGTACTAAACCACACACGATCACTCTAAGAAACTCAACAAAGGACTCTTTCAGTACGACCCTGATccagctctgataccacttgttggATGCCACAACACGTGAAAACGTAATTACTTTATTAATACAAAAGTAATTACACCAAGACTTGATTACAATTCTTGACCACACACACTAAACACTCTAGCTTACACTCTTTGGAACACTTTTAGATGCACTTTGTGTACTCACTCGTTGACACCCTTCCAAGGGACCTAAGGTCCCTATTTATACTACCCAAATTTAATATGCTAGAGAACTCTAGAAACTACTTGATAGTGGGCTTGGCCCAAAGACTAGAAAAATCTAGCAAATCACCTTTCTTCTAAACACTACAAACTTCTAGAATGTTCTATGACTTTTATGAAACTTAATTATATAATTCTATATAATTCTAGATAATTCTATAGTATTAGTAATGATAGAAATTTCTAGAACAGTCTAGAAGCTTAGAGGTGGTGGTGACTTTTCATTTTAACCAAATTAACATTAACTGGAAGCCAATCATGACAAACCTTCCACCAAAAAGTTCACTTTGGGAGGTAAGTCCACTTTCCATAAGAAATTCCACCAATCATCAACCTTACTTTTATAGAACTTTCAGACTCCTCATGACAGCTTTGAGCAATCTTGTACCCACTCTTCACAGTGCATCAACCATCTTTGGTAAAGCCCCAACACACATCATCCGATTTCCTAGTACACCCAGGTACCACACCAAGAATCCAAGGAACATCATTAGGATGAAAGACCCTTCTAATTAATTCTTCATTCCATGAACCATCTTCTCTTTGTAACTTCTTCATCACTGATCCATTAGGCATTGCAACTCTAGTACTAATGGAAAAACAATTCGGGCAAGGCAGCCACTTATCCTCATTAATTCTCGTTGTATTACCATCTCTAACACGCCATCTAATACCTATTTTCAGTACGTCACGACCCCATAGAAGACTTCGCCAAATAAAAGAACTATTGGAATTTTTTTGAGCTTCCATAAAGGTGCCCATAACAAAATAACACTCTTGAAGAATACGGGAAAGAAGAGAAGTGGGGTTTTGAATGATTTTCCAGCCTTGTTTTGCTAACAAGGCCTTATTAAAATCCTCTAAATTGTGAAAGCCTAAACCACCTTTCCCCTTAGGAATGCACAACTTCTCTAAACTACACCAATGAAGTTTATGTTTCTTTTGGGATGAACCCCACCAAAACCGAGACGTCATTGCATGAAGCTCCTTAATAAGACTTTTAGGAAGATGAAAGCTGCTCATAACATAACAAGGCATAGATTGAATCACTTCCATAATGAGAATCTCCCTACCCACTTGAGAAAAAGGCTAACTTTCCAACTCTTTACTTTTTTCCAATCTTTCTGCTTAAGTATTGAAAAAACCTCTTTTTTTCTTCTCCCAACATAAGCCGGCAAGCCCAAATACTTAGAATGACATTCCACCAATTTCACACCAAGAGACTCAGCGAGCTTTATTGCGTATTCATGAGATATTCTCTTCCCCAGAAACTTTAGCATACTTGGTCAATATTTCCTTCATAGACCCACCTTCCTCAATACAAGCCTTGAGGAAAACAAAACTATGGTCAGCAAAGAATAAATGAGAAATATGTGCCCTTGTTTTTCAGCTTCGTGAATTAAACAAGATAGCCCCTCAGCACAAAGAAGAAACAAATAatgtaatgacctaactatttctaagacattgaaccattaaaactactagacatagctactactcttagaaaaacatacataagaaatattcataattttattaaaactccaaagtttgttgaaatacataaatgtgcggtatgggatcccattgttttaaaataaaacataactttaaattaaatgaagttgtttacaaagctaaatgcggaaaatacataaagacataattttaagagactaaaaataacttcgttctcgaatcgtcacgcagtccattgaatcccttcatccttaacacacaagtcaagcgaccaggaatccttccgcctccatatttattttcctgtATCATATTAAAAataaggagtgagcctaatgcccagcaagggaAATCTACTAATgaatcatataacataaaacataaacataagactgtataaaaaatatgtactataaaacatatatcacaactctaacccatgtccatggtaaacattggggtttactagctatgcaac
The genomic region above belongs to Humulus lupulus chromosome 1, drHumLupu1.1, whole genome shotgun sequence and contains:
- the LOC133806700 gene encoding protein SHORT-ROOT-like; protein product: MDITLFANISPKHQQSHEYYFNSNTLCTHNKHHDQHIIIGTNNDQTVLLDTIMQATTTTSNHLLLPPPLPPPSASTSLSSDSALGAGAEPWPPATADNWAPRLLKECAKAISDKDSTKIHNLLWMLNELASPYGDCDQKLGSYFLQALFYKSTNSGLHCYKKLTSVADKMRSFDCARKLILKFQEVSPWTTFGHVASNGAILEALDGEAKLHIIDISNTLCTQWPTLLEALATRNNETPKLKLTVVVTAAAAVATDDGGGLSVMKEIRQRMEKFARLMGVPFEFNVISELGRLGELTRERLGIEDDEAVAVNCVGTLRRAEVEDREAAMRAFRSLKPRIVTVVEEEADFTTTRDDFVGCFEECLRFYTLYFEMLEESFAVTSNEKLMLERECSRGIIRVLACDDDQDQLDHHDQDMDDPKEQDDQNNKNNNSKDSNNNNIKNGMRRSTTATTWDCSERREKGKQWSERLKRGSFWPVGYSNDVLDDVKALLKRYRPSGWGLVHPPQAIGGEGGHQRQQERQLLVYDESSSTSGIYLKWKEEPVIWASAWKP